The nucleotide sequence GGCCAGTGCGATCCGCTGACCGCGCACCGACACCACCTGCTTGCGGTTGGACAGGTCGATCCACCCGCGCTCGGCCTGGGCCGCTCGCAGGTCCCGCCAGGGCAGAGGCGGGCTGGTGGGCAGCTTCTCGCCCTTGACGAAGTAGCGGTGCGGCGACTTCCGGACCGGTGTGTAGAAGTCGTTGTTCCCGAAGACGAAAGCGCCCGGCACGTCCAGCAACGCCCCGAAGGCCTTGATCGCGATCGGGACGGCCCTGGCGTGCGAGAGGGTGTCGCCGGTGTTGATCACGAGGTCCGGCCGCAGGTCCGCCAGGGCGCTGACCCAGGCCGCCTTGTGGTGGTGATCGGGCGTGATGTGCAGGTCGGACAGGTGCAGCAGCCGGATCGGCCACGCCCCGGTGTCCAGCACCGGTACCTCGATGCGGCGCAGTGCATACCAACGACGTTCGACCACGGTGGCGTAGAACAGCGTGGCCGCCGCGACGGCCGCTCCGAGCGCGGCCACCTGGCCCGGCCGGCGGCGATCACCCACCGCTGCTGCTCCGGCCCGGGGAGATGGAGATGGTCACCGTGCTGCCGGGCAACGCGCTCTGCCCGGCCGGCGGGTCCTGGCGGGTGACGGTGTTGATGGGCGCCGACGTGCCCGTGCTGTCGATCTTGGTCACCGGCTTGAAGCCGGCAGACGTCAGGGTGCTGATGGCCGCGTCGACGGTCGGGGAGCCGGTCGTCACGTCCGGAACGATGGTGTCCGGGTTGCCCTGCAATGCATTGGGGTCATCCGCCGGTGGGAACAGCAGCGAGGTCGGTTGGATCCCCTTCATGGCCTCGAACCAGGTGGCCGCTGGGACCGAACCGCCTGACATGCCGGCGATCTGGGCCTTGGGATTGGCCTCGGCGCTCTTGGCCTGCGCAAGGGGACAGCTACCGGTCAGGGACAGCGGCGTGGCCGCCGGGTTGGTGGGCTGCGGGGCATTGGTGCAGATCGACTGCGGCTTCGGGAGGTAGTCCCAGGTCAGTGTCGA is from Nakamurella sp. PAMC28650 and encodes:
- a CDS encoding metallophosphoesterase; amino-acid sequence: MGDRRRPGQVAALGAAVAAATLFYATVVERRWYALRRIEVPVLDTGAWPIRLLHLSDLHITPDHHHKAAWVSALADLRPDLVINTGDTLSHARAVPIAIKAFGALLDVPGAFVFGNNDFYTPVRKSPHRYFVKGEKLPTSPPLPWRDLRAAQAERGWIDLSNRKQVVSVRGQRIALAGVDDPHLHRDRYQKIAGAADGEAVVRIGVAHSPEPRVLDDFAADGYDLVLAGHTHGGQVRLPGVGAIVTNAGIDRSRCRGLSRWGSHMWLNVSAGLGNSPYMPIRFCCRPEATLITMVPRA